The following proteins are encoded in a genomic region of Mobula hypostoma chromosome 23, sMobHyp1.1, whole genome shotgun sequence:
- the LOC134336993 gene encoding armadillo repeat-containing protein 10-like has product MGAFLSEAGRKKLIGILTGAGAVYLLYRAICSGFATPEEDGEDLLIDRCGNSILDSIGVLGDRTICSNSVKMNLQDLKTVLTILHESKDPIIRGTILTGIYRIPGFFSNQELFRSEGGIDIIAESLDDPLNYIKTSAVIALNFLSNDPVNRELLAKYIPQVVKLTTSTLQEFEQLPCLRFLTKLSQNHQTHVALRHVIPDFFHLLESGSSIIKFQVLQILINFSTNLELTFDMLNVQVPESFLFLFNYFQRQDILNDLLLLIGNLNEIQKSLPYRSRKHEYCDNSIFVLLFGPSSQLSSRLIYLMAFPDDRIKLQAARIVTNLG; this is encoded by the coding sequence ATGGGGGCATTCCTCAGTGAAGCAGGTAGGAAGAAGTTGATAGGGATTTTAACTGGTGCAGGGGCTGTGTACTTACTGTACAGAGCCATTTGCTCAGGGTTTGCCACCCCGGAGGAGGACGGTGAAGACTTGCTCATTGATAGATGTGGCAATAGTATCCTGGACAGTATTGGAGTTCTGGGTGATCGCACCatctgctcaaactctgtcaagATGAACTTGCAGGATCTGAAGACCGTTCTGACGATTCTCCATGAAAGTAAGGATCCTATTATTCGAGGGACCATCCTTACTGGTATTTATCGCATTCCCGGCTTTTTTAGCAACCAGGAGCTCTTCCGCTCTGAAGGCGGCATTGACATCATCGCGGAATCGCTGGACGATCCACTCAACTACATCAAGACCAGCGCCGTGATCGCTCTTAACTTCCTCAGTAACGATCCGGTGAACCGTGAGCTGCTGGCGAAGTACATCCCGCAGGTGGTGAAGCTGACCACTTCGACACTGCAAGAGTTCGAGCAGCTCCCCTGCCTGCGGTTCCTCACCAAGCTGTCTCAAAACCATCAGACCCACGTCGCGCTGAGACACGTCATCCCCGACTTCTTCCACCTGCTGGAGAGCGGCTCCTCCATTATCAAGTTCCAAGTGCTCCAAATCCTCATCAACTTCTCCACCAACTTGGAACTGACCTTTGACATGCTCAACGTCCAGGTTCCAGAATCCTTCCTTTTCCTCTTTAACTACTTTCAGCGACAGGACATTCTGAATGACCTCCTCTTGCTAATAGGCAACTTGAACGAGATCCAGAAGAGTCTCCCCTACAGGTCAAGAAAGCATGAATACTGCGACAATTCCATCTTTGTGCTATTGTTTGGTCCCAGCTCACAGCTTTCTAGCAGGCTTATCTATTTAATGGCTTTTCCAGATGACAGGATTAAGCTGCAGGCTGCCAGGATAGTCACAAACTTAGGCTGA